The following are encoded together in the Wolbachia endosymbiont (group E) of Neria commutata genome:
- a CDS encoding phage baseplate assembly protein V: MLESNFAISELQRKLANIVRIGLVKEIDYETAKVRVKIGEFLTDWIPWITSRAGEDRSWLPPSIDEQVVVLSPLGELSLGIVLPAIYQQKYPAPERSKMINSLVFQDGSKVSYDKKDHHLEITVADKITLKVGESEIEMTKNGIKLKVKRIDLN; the protein is encoded by the coding sequence ATGTTGGAAAGTAATTTTGCCATTTCAGAGTTACAGAGAAAATTAGCTAATATCGTTCGAATAGGTCTAGTCAAAGAAATAGATTATGAAACTGCAAAAGTAAGAGTGAAGATAGGAGAATTTTTAACAGATTGGATTCCATGGATAACAAGTAGAGCAGGAGAAGATAGAAGTTGGCTTCCACCGAGTATTGACGAGCAGGTAGTAGTATTATCGCCACTGGGTGAACTATCGCTTGGGATTGTATTACCTGCAATTTATCAGCAAAAGTATCCCGCGCCAGAAAGAAGCAAAATGATTAACAGTTTAGTGTTTCAAGATGGAAGCAAAGTATCATATGACAAAAAAGATCATCATTTAGAGATCACTGTAGCAGATAAAATCACTCTAAAAGTGGGAGAATCAGAAATAGAAATGACAAAGAATGGTATAAAACTTAAGGTAAAAAGAATAGATCTTAATTAG